The sequence below is a genomic window from Sphingobacterium sp. ML3W.
CTCATGTTGCCGTTGGTGCTCAAAATATTCACCAAGCTGAATCAGGAGCTTATACAGGTGAAATTTCTGCAAGTCAAATTAAATCTATCGGTGTTGAGTATGCTATTTTAGGGCATTCAGAACGTAGAGCTTATTTCGGAGAAACAAATGCGATCTTAAGCGAGAAGGTAGATGCTGCATTGAAGCATGGTCTGTTACCGATTTTTTGTATTGGTGAGACAAAAGAAGAAAGAGAGTCTGGAAAGTTTTTTGACGTTATAAAAACACAATTAGAAGAAGCTGTGTTTCACCTGTCAAAAGAAGAGTTCTCAAAAGTAATCTTGGCTTATGAACCTGTGTGGGCAATTGGTACTGGTTTAACGGCTTCTCCTGAACAAGCTCAAGAAGTACATGCATTTATCCGTGCAACTGTTTCGGCGCACTACGGACAAGCTATTGCAGATGCAACGAGTATTCTATACGGTGGTAGCTGTAACCCTAAAAATGCAGGTGAGCTATTTGCTCAAGCTGATATTGATGGTGGCTTAATTGGTGGTGCATCTCTAAAATCAAGAGATTTCTTAGACATTGCTAAAGTTTTTAATAAGTAAAAATCTATTATGAAATACAGTGAGGTAATATTCACAAGAATAGCAGGAGAAGAGTGGCAACAGGATCTGTTTATTGCCGAGCTAGCTGATATAGGTTTTGATACTTTTGAAGATAGAGAATCGGGGTTTGCAGGGTTCATACCTACTGCAAACCTTGATCTTCAAGCTTTGGAAACAGTTATCTTGAAACAAAAAGATGGTTTTGAGGTTCGCTATGCGGTGAAAGACATTGAAGAACAGAATTGGAATAAGCTATGGGAAAGTAATTTTAATCCTATAATGATCGATGATCAGTGTTACGTTAGAGCTACTTTCCATGATCCCAAACCAGAAATACCACATGAAATCGTTATTGACCCCAAAATGTCCTTTGGAACAGGACATCATCAAACGACGACAATGATGCTTCGCTATATTCTTGAAAATGAATTTCAAGGCAAGGAAGTGTTGGATATGGGGTGTGGTACAGGTATATTAGCTATATTAGCAGCGCAGAAAAAAGCAAAAGAAATATTTGCGGTGGATTTTGACGATGTTTGTGTTGCAAGTGTCGAGGAAAACAAAGTCCTGAACAACATCACAAATATTGAAGCAAAATTAGGATCTTATGAAACTATTGTTGGACGCGAGTTCGATGCCATTTTGGCCAACATTAATCGTAATATTCTAATGGAACAATTTCCTCAATATAGCAAGTCTTTACGATTAAATGGGGAGTTGTATATTAGTGGATTTTTCGAAGGAGAAGATTTATCAATTTTGAAAGAACGTGCAGAATCCATCGGTTTTGAACTTATTTCTAATAAAATTTTGGACAATTGGTGTTCTGCTAAATTCGTGAAAGTAAAATAATAATATGCGCATACATTTCATTGCGATAGGAGGAAGTATCATGCACAACCTTGCGATCTCTCTGGAGAGGCAAGGTCATCAGGTTTCAGGGTCTGATGATCAAATTGTAGAACCTTCCCGTAGCCACCTTATTGATGCAGGTTTACTACCTGAACAATTAGGATGGTTTGAAGAAAAAATTACGGATGATATAGATGCTGTTATTTTAGGGGCTCATGCTCTTGTGAATAATCCAGAACTATTAAAGGCCCAAGAATTGGACCTCAAGATCTATTCATTTCCGGAGTTTATTCAAGAGCTTTCTCAAGATAAGACACGTGTAGTCATTGCCGGTAGTTATGGGAAAACCACAATTATGAGCATGATTATGCATGTGTTAAAAACTTTTGAAAGACCTTTTGATTATTTAGTGGGTGCGCAGTTGGAGGGTTTTGATAATTTAATCGAAATAACAAAGACAAATAAGATTATTTTAATTGAAGGCGATGAAAATGTAGCTTCCAGTTTGAGTAGCAAGTCAAAATTTATGTTTTACAAACCTAATATTGCACTTATTAGTGGCATTAATTGGAATGAATACAGTACTACGATAACCTTTGATAACTACTTAAAACAATTTGAAGATTTTATCAATACCATAGAATCAAAAGGGACATTGATCTATAATAAAGAAGATAAATACATTCAGAAAATCATCAATGATACAAAATCCTGTAAAATTAATCGACATGGTTATCAAATACCTGAATATACGATAAATAAGGGAACAACATTTATAAAAGCTACTAAAGGTGATATCCCATTACAGGTTTTTGGAAAATATAACCTGTCGAATATTGCTGGTGCATATACCGTATGTGAGTGGCTTGGGATTAAGAAAGATGATTTTTTTGAAGCCATTAAGACTTTCAAGAGTTCCATCCGTTATTTGGAGTTTGTAGCAAGTTTTGAAGGTTCCGTGGTGTACCAAGACTTTGATCATACACCCAAAAAGCTGAAGGCAAGTATTCATGCAATCAAAGAGCAATTTCCAAGTCAAAAATTGGTTGCTATCATTGAATTGAACGCTTACGACAGTCTGGATGAGAAGTTTGTCAACCAGTATAAGGATACGATGAACGAAGCTGATCTCCCTGTTGTATTTGTCAATATGGAGTCAATTAAAGAGGTTAATAAGTGTACGACACATTTGCTAGAAGATATTAGAATCGCCTTTAATCGGTCAGATTTGGACATTGTAACGAATATAAAAGACCTGTACGAATTCCTTGAGAATTTTAAATCAAAAGGCAATAATTTATTGCTGATGAGTTCGGGCAATTACAGTGGGGTTAATTTGACCGAACTCGCGGATCATTTTTTTAAGAATTATTAATAAAGTTGCGTAAGCTATTTGATTGGGAATTATTTTATATTATATTTGTTTTGTAAATAAAAAAATCTACCAAATGAATGCATTAGGAAAAAAAATCAGATTACTGCGCCATCAAAAAGGATGGAGCCAAGAAGATGTAGCGAAAAGACTAGATATTTCTATTCCAGCTTTTTCAAAAATTGAAACAGGAATTACAGATGTTAATCTTTCTCGTTTAAACCAGATTTCAAAATTATTTAATTTGTCAGTAGTTCAACTATTATCGACTTCCGATATGGAAGAAGATAAAGAAGCGTTGAATGAGTTGGCTGAATTAACTAAAAAAGTGCAGATGCGTGAGACCGAAGTTATTGACTTGCAAAAGAAAGTAATCGATCTTTACGAGCAATTACACAAAAAATAAGGTTTATTCACCTTTGGGATAATTAAAGGCTTGCAGATCATCTCTGCAAGCCTTCTTACTTTTTGATTGACAACGTTAAGTTGTTTTTCTATACGTGGGATTGATTTACGTTAAAAGTCGTCTTCGTCTCCGAAATCGTCAAATCCACCAATAGAATCAATGTCCTCTAAATTAAAGTCATCTTCTAAGATGTCGTCAGAATCATCATCAGGTCCATTAAATGAACCAAATTTCTCATCATCTACTACAGTCATAGATTCACTTTTCATCATTGCCGTGTTCATAAAAATATACTTTATTTTTGCTTATTTAATAATGTAAAATTATGTAACAAAATTCGAACTTTAAACTTTTTTTTAAAAAAAATAATCAACGTAAAATGTTGATTATTAATATTGTTAAGGTATTTGTATATGAAATAAAAAATGACTATTGTCGTTATTCGACCACCTCGCCAATCTCATTCTCTACAGTTACGATATCTTTTAGTTGCGGTAAGTCTCGTACACCATTTATTCCGAAGTGATTCATAAA
It includes:
- a CDS encoding Mur ligase family protein — translated: MRIHFIAIGGSIMHNLAISLERQGHQVSGSDDQIVEPSRSHLIDAGLLPEQLGWFEEKITDDIDAVILGAHALVNNPELLKAQELDLKIYSFPEFIQELSQDKTRVVIAGSYGKTTIMSMIMHVLKTFERPFDYLVGAQLEGFDNLIEITKTNKIILIEGDENVASSLSSKSKFMFYKPNIALISGINWNEYSTTITFDNYLKQFEDFINTIESKGTLIYNKEDKYIQKIINDTKSCKINRHGYQIPEYTINKGTTFIKATKGDIPLQVFGKYNLSNIAGAYTVCEWLGIKKDDFFEAIKTFKSSIRYLEFVASFEGSVVYQDFDHTPKKLKASIHAIKEQFPSQKLVAIIELNAYDSLDEKFVNQYKDTMNEADLPVVFVNMESIKEVNKCTTHLLEDIRIAFNRSDLDIVTNIKDLYEFLENFKSKGNNLLLMSSGNYSGVNLTELADHFFKNY
- the prmA gene encoding 50S ribosomal protein L11 methyltransferase, whose amino-acid sequence is MKYSEVIFTRIAGEEWQQDLFIAELADIGFDTFEDRESGFAGFIPTANLDLQALETVILKQKDGFEVRYAVKDIEEQNWNKLWESNFNPIMIDDQCYVRATFHDPKPEIPHEIVIDPKMSFGTGHHQTTTMMLRYILENEFQGKEVLDMGCGTGILAILAAQKKAKEIFAVDFDDVCVASVEENKVLNNITNIEAKLGSYETIVGREFDAILANINRNILMEQFPQYSKSLRLNGELYISGFFEGEDLSILKERAESIGFELISNKILDNWCSAKFVKVK
- a CDS encoding helix-turn-helix domain-containing protein is translated as MNALGKKIRLLRHQKGWSQEDVAKRLDISIPAFSKIETGITDVNLSRLNQISKLFNLSVVQLLSTSDMEEDKEALNELAELTKKVQMRETEVIDLQKKVIDLYEQLHKK
- the tpiA gene encoding triose-phosphate isomerase, which gives rise to MRKKIVAGNWKMNLDYQDGISLFSEVVNMAKDEIVGDQQLIVCSPFIHLHSIAQLAKTASHVAVGAQNIHQAESGAYTGEISASQIKSIGVEYAILGHSERRAYFGETNAILSEKVDAALKHGLLPIFCIGETKEERESGKFFDVIKTQLEEAVFHLSKEEFSKVILAYEPVWAIGTGLTASPEQAQEVHAFIRATVSAHYGQAIADATSILYGGSCNPKNAGELFAQADIDGGLIGGASLKSRDFLDIAKVFNK